One genomic segment of Longimicrobium sp. includes these proteins:
- a CDS encoding JAB domain-containing protein, which yields GPAKAAKILAALDLGRRAARESLPVRVQVASARDVYERMRLAMRDLPQEEFHVLLLNRQNEVLREVVVTRGTLDHSNIHARDVFRPAMAESASCVVVVHNHPGGRPTPSPQDKELTRELCVAGRLVGIPVHDHVIVGEHGYYSFAEAGVLERL from the coding sequence GGGCCGGCCAAGGCCGCCAAGATCCTTGCCGCCCTGGACCTGGGCCGCCGCGCCGCCCGGGAGTCGCTTCCCGTGCGGGTGCAGGTGGCCTCGGCGCGCGACGTGTACGAGCGCATGCGCCTGGCCATGCGCGACCTTCCACAGGAAGAGTTCCACGTGCTGCTGCTGAATCGCCAGAACGAGGTGCTGCGCGAGGTGGTGGTCACGCGGGGCACCCTGGACCACTCCAACATCCACGCGCGCGACGTCTTTCGCCCGGCCATGGCCGAGAGCGCGTCGTGCGTGGTGGTGGTGCACAACCATCCCGGCGGTCGGCCCACCCCCTCGCCCCAGGACAAGGAGCTCACGCGCGAGCTGTGCGTGGCCGGGCGGCTGGTGGGCATTCCCGTGCACGACCACGTGATCGTGGGCGAGCACGGCTACTACTCGTTTGCCGAGGCGGGGGTGCTGGAGCGGCTCTGA